AATCCATCGGCTCGCCTTCGCTAGCGCTGCAGCAAACGGTAGCAAATACCGACACTCCTGCATATTTAGCCAGTACAGCCCCATTGGCCTGTCTAGCCATCTTACCTGTTTCTAAAACGAGCTCGTGCTCGCCTAACATTATCTTTGCACTATTCATTTATATCTTTTCCTGCATCTTTATTATTGCTTTTTTTAATCAAAGGGCAGCCCTCAATACGACTACCCCGCCCTCACAGACACCCATACAATCAAAACTTACGGTTTTGTGCCGGCGAAAAGGACTTAAAGAAAAAGCCCTTTATATAAGGGCTAATTTTTCCTTTTTTACTTTAAACTTTTCTCTAAGGCTACAGCCGCTTCTTTATTAATACGGCGGTAATTACCAATTAAATTATTTAAATTACGTTTAGCTAAGGCCAGCCTATTAGCCGATGTTTTATCTTTTTTAGCGGCCAGCTCTTTAACCTTAGCGGTTACTACGGCTATCTGCACGGCAAGGCTGCCGTCTTTTTCGCCGCTGCCATACTTAGCGGCCAACTTTGCACTTTGCTCCTTACGAGCAGCTATGTTTTTTTTATAGGCTTTTTCTTTAGTTGCCATTTTATCTCTCCATTCACTTAATTATTAGTTCTTAATTTTTAAAAGCTATTTTCTTAAGCCAAGCTCTTCAATAAGTTTACGGTAACCATCAAGGTCGCGCCTTTTTAAATAATTAAGCAGCGAACGGCGGCTACCCACTAGTTTTAACAACCCGCGTCTACCGGCGTGGTCTTTTTTATGCACTTTAAAATGCTCGTTTAAATCGTTAATACGTTTAGTTAAAAGAGCCACCTGCACTTTAGTTCCGCCGGTATCTTTAGCGCTTACGCCATGTTTACTAACAATTTGCTCTTTAACATCTTTGCTTAAAGCCATTATATTTTACTCCCTTTTCAATAGAAAACAATTTCATCTGTTTTATTAGTTATATACAAATTTTTATCTTTTAGCAATACCCTGCCCTGTTCACTGCTATAACAACCGGCGGGCGGTACCACCTGCTTAACATTATTTAAATTATAGACCACTTCTCCATCTTTATGGCAATTAGGCAAACCCGTTAAACTAAGGCTATAAGACTTACCGCCCAATAACTGCTTAGCTAAATTAAAATGCCCTTGCAATACAAGCTGCCTAATATGGCTGCTGCTTACTTGCTGCCCTTTAAGCTGCGTTAAAGGCATAACCAAATAATTACTGCTCCTGTTTGCAGCCCAAACCGTAATTTCGGCCCGGCCCCATTCGCGCTTATACCCTAACCTAAAGCCCTCACCGGTAATTAAGGTAGTAAAAGGCAGCTGGCAGTATAAAGCTGTTAAAAACTGCTCACCACTCATTTTACTGATATTAGCAGAAAAGTCAATGGTTAGCAGGGCTTTTAACCCCAGCTCTTTAAAAATTTGTAACCTTTGCTCTTCGCTGCGCAGGTACCCTTTAAAGTTTGCCCCAAATATTTCTGCCGGTAACACCCTAAAGTAAGCTACAGCATCAGCCTGATTTAAAATAGAACGATGGCCCAAATGCACAGCATCAAAACCGCCTAAAGCTAGCTTAAGCGGCCGACCTTGCCAAACGTTCCCATCTTGCCACTGAAATATTTGCATAAATTAAGAATTAAGAAATAATAATTAAGAACTAAAAATACTCCTTTTTAATTCTTAATTTTTAATTTTTAATTATTCCCCTGTTTTCACAAAATAATAACGCCACCCATCTTGTTCTTTATAAGCAGCGGCTAAAAAATTACCGGCATTATCAAAAAGCAGCACATCTTTTAACGGTAACCAGCCCATTAAGTTATTTAATTTTTTACTTAACACCCAATCCTCTTTAAAGATGTTGCCGCATTTAACAGCTTTAACAAATTCATCTTTTATAACCAAATTAACTACCGGTAGGTAATTAATTAACTGGCTTGGCATTTTAATAGCATTTAAAGTAAGCTGATTAGCTTTAACGGCATCTTCAAGACCAAAATAACCGCCTTCGTCAAAGTTATAATCAGCGGTATAATTGCCTATTTTGGTACGTTTTAAAGCACAACAGTAAGCCGCACTGCCGCAGGCAAGGCCAATATCACGCGCTAAACTGCGTATGTAAGTACCTTTGCTGCAAATAACTTGCAAAGTAGCTTCCTCTACCACAGCAGCATTAAATTGTATGTTTTCATTAAATTTTAAGTGATGAATATCGCTACGGTAAATGGTAATACCACGCGGTTTTAATTCGGGCTCTTCCCCCGCTAACACTCGCTCGTAAGCGCGTTTACCATCTACATGTATCGCCGAATACGCCGGCGGCACCTGCTGTTGCCGGCCTGTAAATTGATTAACAACTTTTGTTAAAGGTTGCTCCAAAGGTAATGGAGCCGTAGCTATCACCTCTCCCTCCGGGTCGAGGGTAGCGGTTTGCCGGCCAAAAGTAATGGTTGCCCAATACTCTTTATCTAGCCCGCTAAATAATTGGTTAAGCCGTGTAAAACTGCCCACCAACACAATCATTAGCCCTTCGGCAAATTTATCCAGCGTACCGCAATGGCCAACTTTTACTCCTTTGCCTAACAATTTTTTGATAGGACGTAAGGCCTCAAAGCTGGTTACACCGGGCTCTTTATGTAATAAAATAAAGCCATCAATTTTACTCATCAGCCGGCTCTTCGGCAGCTGCGTCATCGGTTATCTCAGCGACTACCTCTTTAATACGCTCACCCAGGAAAAAACCTTCGCGCAGGCTATCGTCAACAAAAAAGATGGGCTTAGGAGTGTTGCGGCTCTTTAAAGTTTTGCCTAAAGCCACTCTAATAAAACCACCGGCACTATTTAAGCCCTCTGCCGCTAATTTAACGCTGGCACGGCTTTTGTAGCTGCTTATATATACTTTAACCAAGCTGCTATCTTTGGCTAATTTAACTCTGGTAATATCTATATCACGCCCTACACGATGGTCTTTTATGACATCGCTTACAATCATAGCGGCTATTTTTTCTAAAATTACGGCCTCTAGCTGTAATTGTCGTATCTCGGTCATAACTTATTATAGAGAGCTTAGTGGCGCTTGTCAACTAAATACAGCCCATTATTGTTAAGATAATTTAAAAGACCACAAGCGGCTAAAAATTGCTCCAAGCGGTAGCGCCATCGCCTTTATATTGAAGCTCGGGATTACGCACCCGTACAACGGTATTATTGGGCACCGATTTAGCAATAAAAGCATTACCGCCTATCACCGCATTTTCGCCTATCACCGTCTCGCCGCCCAAAATGGTGGCTCCGGCATAGATGGTAGCGTTATCTTTAATGGTGGGGTGGCGCTTAATATTTTTAAGCTTTTGCCCCTCTTTGGTAGAAAGCGCTCCCAGCGTAACCCCCTGATAAATTTTAACATGGTTACCGATGTGGGCTGTAGCCCCAATCACCGTGCCACTGCCATGGTCGATAAAAAAATGCCGGCCAATAGTAGCCGCCGGGTGAATATCGATAGCGGTAAGGCTGTGGGCATATTCGGCCATAATGCGGGGAATTAAAGGCACGCCTAAATTATAAAAACGGTTAGCTATACGATAAACCATAGTAGCATAAAGGCCGGGATAAGCCAAAATAATTTCGACCCGGCTTTCGGCTGCTGGGTCGCCATTAAAGGCCGCTTCTATATCGGTGGCTAACTCTTCTTTAATTTGCGGGATAGCCGCCATAAAATTTGCCGTAATGCCTTGCGCTAGAGCCAAAATTTCTTTATCGGTATGGTTATTTACTTTAGGATTATAAGGATAAGCTAAAGCAATTTGAGTAACTAAATTACTTGATAGCTGCCAAAGCAGTGTCCGCAACCGTTCACCGGCAGGCAAAGTTAAAGAAAAATTTTCCTCAAAAAAATCAAAAAATAAAATAAGCCGCAGCTTATCGATAAGGCCGATAATCTCGGCCCGGCTGGGGTAATTACGGCAATCGCTCTCGCAACTATTAAGGCTTTTAACGGCTTGCTCGATGGTTTCTGCAATTTTATTGTTCATTTAAAACACCTTTTTATTCGTCATTAAACAGCGGAGTGGAGAGGTAACGCTCACCACCATCGGGAAAGACCACCACGATGCTTTTACCGGCATTCTCGGCACGCTCCGCCACCTGTGTGGCCGCATACAACGCCGCCCCCGAAGATATACCGGCCAAAATACCCTCTGTTTGCACCAAACTGCGGCAAGTACGTATAGCATTTACGCTGCTTACCTTAATAATCTCGTTGTAAATATGGGTGTTAAGGATAGCAGGTACAAAACCGGCCCCTATACCCTGAATTTTATGCGGGCCGGGTTTACCGCCCGACAATACCGGCGAATCCTCCGGCTCTACGGCAATAATTTGTATGTTAGGGTTTTGTTCCTTAAGGTAACCGCCCACACCGGTAATAGTACCACCGGTACCCACACCGGCCACAAAAATGTCGATTTTACCTTCTGTAGCCGCCCAAATTTCGGGGCCGGTATTATTAATGTGGGTTTTGGGGTTATTAGGGTTATCAAATTGACGCGGCATAAAGGCATCCGGTGTTTCTCGGGCCAGCTCTTCAGCCTTTTCGATAGCTCCCCGCATACCTTTAGCCCCCTCAGTTAGCACCAGCTCAGCTCCATAAGCCGCCATCAATTTACGTCTTTCTATACTAAAGGTTTCGGGCATGGTTAAAATTAAACGGTAGCCCCTAGCGGCAGCTATCAAAGCCAGCCCAATACCGGTATTACCGCTGGTAGGCTCGATAATTACAGAGCCCGGCTTTAGCAGGCCGCTCTTTTCGGCCCCGTCTAACATCGAAAGAGCGATACGATCTTTTACGCTGCCAGCCGGGTTAAAGTGCTCTAGCTTAGCGCTAAGCAGTACATTTAAGTTATGGGCTTTAGCATATTGCCTTACATAAACCATAGGGGTTTTGCCCACTAATTCGGTTATATTATTTACTATTTTTTGCATAATGTTTATATATTAATATAAACTATTATGTTAAAAATGTCAATCAAGCGATGATGATGGAGAGCAGTCAAAGGAAACCTAAAATTCGGTTAAACCTAACTATTTTAAGTAAAGCGTAGCTTTCCCCACCCGAAAGTTAAGTTATGAAAAATATTTATGGCCAAACTTTAGAAGATTGTTACTTTGCCGGCTTGCTGGATAATTACCTAGCACAAAGCTTTACCAACGATGATGAGCCGCTAAACGAAGAAAGCGCCACCCTATTGCCTTTAGATGAAGAAGAAGTTTAAACCATTAATAACCTAATTAAACAGTTCATTGGTTAGCAGCAGGCGCAGCGCCTCTTGCCATACCCGCCAAGTGTGGCCGCCATCTAAAGTTACCACTTGTAAATTAGCGTTTTGCTCTCTTAAAAAATCGATTAAATTTTGGGTAGCGTTATCGGTAATGCCATCGCGGTTACCATAAAAAATATCGAATTGCAAACGCTGGTTTTGCTGCAAATAAAGCGGGTACAGAGTTAAAAAACTTAAATCTTGCCAAAGTTGGGCGTTAAACGGGCTGCCAAAAGCCCCTCTGTTAAAAATGTTATTAATAACCATATTGTGCCTAAAATTAGCACGGTAACTGCGTGGGTTAGAC
This DNA window, taken from Spirochaetaceae bacterium, encodes the following:
- the rpsO gene encoding 30S ribosomal protein S15; amino-acid sequence: MALSKDVKEQIVSKHGVSAKDTGGTKVQVALLTKRINDLNEHFKVHKKDHAGRRGLLKLVGSRRSLLNYLKRRDLDGYRKLIEELGLRK
- the truB gene encoding tRNA pseudouridine(55) synthase TruB; amino-acid sequence: MSKIDGFILLHKEPGVTSFEALRPIKKLLGKGVKVGHCGTLDKFAEGLMIVLVGSFTRLNQLFSGLDKEYWATITFGRQTATLDPEGEVIATAPLPLEQPLTKVVNQFTGRQQQVPPAYSAIHVDGKRAYERVLAGEEPELKPRGITIYRSDIHHLKFNENIQFNAAVVEEATLQVICSKGTYIRSLARDIGLACGSAAYCCALKRTKIGNYTADYNFDEGGYFGLEDAVKANQLTLNAIKMPSQLINYLPVVNLVIKDEFVKAVKCGNIFKEDWVLSKKLNNLMGWLPLKDVLLFDNAGNFLAAAYKEQDGWRYYFVKTGE
- the rbfA gene encoding 30S ribosome-binding factor RbfA, whose translation is MTEIRQLQLEAVILEKIAAMIVSDVIKDHRVGRDIDITRVKLAKDSSLVKVYISSYKSRASVKLAAEGLNSAGGFIRVALGKTLKSRNTPKPIFFVDDSLREGFFLGERIKEVVAEITDDAAAEEPADE
- a CDS encoding serine acetyltransferase, with amino-acid sequence MNNKIAETIEQAVKSLNSCESDCRNYPSRAEIIGLIDKLRLILFFDFFEENFSLTLPAGERLRTLLWQLSSNLVTQIALAYPYNPKVNNHTDKEILALAQGITANFMAAIPQIKEELATDIEAAFNGDPAAESRVEIILAYPGLYATMVYRIANRFYNLGVPLIPRIMAEYAHSLTAIDIHPAATIGRHFFIDHGSGTVIGATAHIGNHVKIYQGVTLGALSTKEGQKLKNIKRHPTIKDNATIYAGATILGGETVIGENAVIGGNAFIAKSVPNNTVVRVRNPELQYKGDGATAWSNF
- the cysK gene encoding cysteine synthase A: MQKIVNNITELVGKTPMVYVRQYAKAHNLNVLLSAKLEHFNPAGSVKDRIALSMLDGAEKSGLLKPGSVIIEPTSGNTGIGLALIAAARGYRLILTMPETFSIERRKLMAAYGAELVLTEGAKGMRGAIEKAEELARETPDAFMPRQFDNPNNPKTHINNTGPEIWAATEGKIDIFVAGVGTGGTITGVGGYLKEQNPNIQIIAVEPEDSPVLSGGKPGPHKIQGIGAGFVPAILNTHIYNEIIKVSSVNAIRTCRSLVQTEGILAGISSGAALYAATQVAERAENAGKSIVVVFPDGGERYLSTPLFNDE